CCTGCGCGCTGCTCGCCGACCTCCTGGTGCTCGACGTCATCGTGCTGGGCAGCCTGGCGACGTACCTCGGCGAGCCGTGGATCGCGCGCGTGCGCGCGACGTTCGCGAGCGAAGCGCTCCCCGAGCGCGTCGCGTCGTGCACGCTGCGCGCGGTGTCGCTTGCGAACCTGCAAGACTTGAGCGGTCTCGCCGCTGCATTGGACGCGCAGAGCGAACGCGGGGAGCGCTGAACGCTTCAGTATCGGCCCAGCAGCCGCTGCTCGCCGCCGATCGCGGCGAGCGCGGCGTGCAGGCGCGCGTCGTCGACGTTCGCCAGCTCGACGAAGAAACGGTAGCGAAACGGAACGCGGCGGTCCGGCCGCGCGATCAGAAAGCGCAGGTCGATCGCGCGGTCGGCGAAGGCGCCCAGCGCGTCGCGCAGCGAGCCGGGCCGGTCCTCCACGGCGATTCCGACGCAGGCCCGGTCGCCGGCGCGTCCACCGCCGCCGGCGTGCACGCCATCGTCGGCGGCAGCGTCATCGGCGCGGCCGATCAGGAAGAAGCGCGTGTAGTTTTCGGATTCGTCCTGGATCGCGCGGGCGAGCACCGTTCCGCCGTGCAGCTCGGCCGCCAGCGCGGGGCCGACCGCCGCGACGGCTCGGTCGGCGAGCGCGACGACGTCGCGCACGGCGCCGGCGGTGTCGGTCGTCGTCGACTGGCTCCAGCCGCGCGCGCCGGCGTAGCGCCGCACCTGCTCCAATGCGACCGGATGCGAGCGAATCTCGCGCACGTCCTCGATGCTCGCGCCGGCGACGCCGATCAAGCACAGCTCGATCGCCAGCATCGTCTCGTCGCGGATGC
The window above is part of the Candidatus Eremiobacterota bacterium genome. Proteins encoded here:
- a CDS encoding ACT domain-containing protein, whose product is MPAVAYQGHPGAFSDIAARTLVPGAQTRGYGSFDAVAEAVAAGETESGILPVENAIAGPVPRNYELLWEHPSLRIRDETMLAIELCLIGVAGASIEDVREIRSHPVALEQVRRYAGARGWSQSTTTDTAGAVRDVVALADRAVAAVGPALAAELHGGTVLARAIQDESENYTRFFLIGRADDAAADDGVHAGGGGRAGDRACVGIAVEDRPGSLRDALGAFADRAIDLRFLIARPDRRVPFRYRFFVELANVDDARLHAALAAIGGEQRLLGRY